The window GTTCGCGTGCGCCGCAGGCAAACTGCTACCGGACTATGAGAAAGGAGCATTATCAAGGGGATAGTTCAGTTCTTGCCATGTTACATGGCTCTGCCGACTCGCCCGCTGTGGAGATGAGAAGGAAGGCCGGGCCGGTGCTTGGCTTGCACAATACGCTTGAGTTTTATCCGTTTATGAAGCTCAAGACGATACAGGAACGGTGGGCGGCGTTGTTGAAGCTGATTCCGCAGAAGCAGGAGGTTTTGAGGTGTGTTGTCGTCTTTCAGTTTCAGTTTCATCGCCAATGTTCCAAGTTTGCTAACCTGATGCTTAGATATTTCCCGTCGCATGGCGCCACAATCTATCCTCTTAACCCCGTTCTCATAGATCCTGATGACTTGGAGTCTGCCTACTGCGATTACCTCTCGGCTCTGGAAGCGGGTGAGCTCAAGGATCCCAATGTATTTTCTCCGAAATGGGTCTGCAAAGCGTACATTTCGCGGATTGCTTTGCTACTGGCAGCGCTTGCTACCAGTGCTCACTATTCGGTGATGCAGTCCCCGAGGAGGCGTTCTGAGCATTGTCGAGATTACAGTAAGTAACCATTGATGATGTGAGCCTGTTTACATGACTGACCCGGCTTCACAATTTAGTACAACGCGCATTTGATTGTCTACGCCTTGCTAACTACGTCTTGCATCCATCGCTGGATGTGGTTCAGACTCTACTCATCATTGGAACCGTTCTTCAAGATGTCGGGCAGTCCGACGGCGCATGGGTCATGCTGGGTACCACAGTTCGAGTAGCGCAAGCTCTGGGGCTGCACACTCTGACGGAAGCTCAGCTCCAAGAAGAtaaggggaagaagaagcaggctCTTTGGGATATGATATGCAAGCAGGACTGCTTGCTCAGTCTATGCCATGGGCGGCCACACATTGCGACCAACCAATCCTTGGCAACACACAATCTTCTATATTGTTGCGACGATGCATTGGGCTTTTCGGATATGATGTGTGGTATTGTTTCTGTTGCTATGGGACTTTTAAACTTGGAGCAGCCAAGCTGCGAAGCGTCGTTGAAGCTGCTTACCGAGCTGGACGGATACCAATCCCGGGCCTTGCCGTATCTCGAAGACCGAAACAGCTGTAAAAATATTCAGCAGCGGTATGAAAACCTCACAATCCAAATCCAGCTATCTTTTGCAGCATCAGTCATCTCTCGGCCAGCATTGACCAGGACTGTGGCGACGACGAACGAAGAGATTAACAACCTGCAAATTCTCAAGCGCCGAGCCAAGGAGAGTTTGATGAGCACGGCCAAGTCCTTTATCGAGTTTCAGTCACTAAGCATCATACCCATCCGCACATGGTCGCTGATCCATGCGGTGCTGAGTGCCACGATTATGCTTTGCCTGTGGGAGGAAACGCGAAATGATGCAGAGAGCCGAGATGTGCTGCAGCGCGTGATGGAAATCTTTTCGCGAGCAGCGCAGGCAGACGACGAGACTGGCATGATGTCGGACAACAACCCTTGGCTGTCAATGAGCCACACTCGGGCACTGGTGGCACTTCAAACCGCTCTCCAAAAGGCCCCTGGCCTGACAAGTCCTGCGGCGACAacatcaacgccgtcatcacTGCCCGAGCAGCCACTGGCGGAGAAGATGCCGCAGCAGAATTACGCTTTGCCAAGAATGCAAGACACGGGGGGGGCCACCAATGGATACGACGGTGGATGGTCCGATGAGCTACAACTTTACCTCGATGCTAATTGACGGGTTTGTTCACTTTTGACAAGGGTTTGCGATAATGCGGACTGACTTTGACCAGGTTCTCCATGGACGCATACTCGTACCCCTGGGACACTTCGGGGGTGTCGCCGTTGATGTATCTCGATCAGATCATGAAAGGTGAGGATGATGCGACGTTTCCCCACTACGACCCCAGCTTTGAGGTGTATTGAATCTAATGATGTCGCAGGGTCTTATGAGGCTGTAGATGAATTTTGAAAAAGGAAGTGGGCCGGCGTTGCAGCGTACTGTTGCGGGTTGGGAAATGTATTTGCAACGAAATTACCAGGAAGGGATGTTGGTTTTTAGCTTTGGATACGGTAAGGGCGATGTTTACGATACTTtacgagatgaagatgtatTATTTACGACCTGTTGGGGCGCGGTCACTTAGACTCGCTCTGGGGAAGGTCAATCTACATACGTGTTAGCCTTGGACCTTGCCTTTAGCAGGAATGCAAGGTCCAAGGTTGATTTGTATGTAGATTGATCTTCCTCAGAGCGAGTGTAAGTAGCCGCGCCTGGCTCACTTGGTGAGGCTCCAGATGAAGCAATTCTGTCTATAAGACAAGGATAAGAACAACGTTTGAAGGCTATCCTGGTATGATGCTTTATTACTAAGAGATGCTCACAAACAAGCCTCATTCAGTGACTAGCTTATTGTGAATTCTGTCAATATTAGTATTATGCTATTAACATGTATACAGAGTTGATTGGATATCACCAAGCCCTGTATATCTAATTCCGAAGGCTCGGAATAAAGAATTGGAGTTGATTCATGCTGATGCCACACTTTAATCCAAGGTGGGTGCTGCTCCCTTGGCTGATGCTATTGAGCATAATTGAGCATAAATGAAGACGTAATACAAAGAGACAAGTAGCTGATTAATATCGACAAGTTGTCAACTTTCGATGTTCTCTTTGATAGAGCCTTGGTTGAAGCAGTACGGAGATACTGGCCAGGGGTCCAGATTAGTGCTTGTGAATCATGCTAGCATCCACCATCTCATGCTAGATCCTGCAGTACGA is drawn from Trichoderma atroviride chromosome 7, complete sequence and contains these coding sequences:
- a CDS encoding uncharacterized protein (EggNog:ENOG41~TransMembrane:1 (o357-376i)), encoding MPDATPGGAPRRAKRIIKRRASEPSGHVTTRTLLQILRPNLDLAFSDARNIRSSASSDPAASFTFAKMDISSIQQSTPGHGSAHVPTPEQREIDRVLYLRRISQARSCYPCRQRKVKCDHGQPCRTCQKRGHPEICSYNVGTPEKRRGRRAKKAVVDGTTTTASQGVSASASVNRASSEQHGKELPSREDSLESETSSSQTSPAAARSTATELASTVAAAACSRAPQANCYRTMRKEHYQGDSSVLAMLHGSADSPAVEMRRKAGPVLGLHNTLEFYPFMKLKTIQERWAALLKLIPQKQEVLRYFPSHGATIYPLNPVLIDPDDLESAYCDYLSALEAGELKDPNVFSPKWVCKAYISRIALLLAALATSAHYSVMQSPRRRSEHCRDYIQRAFDCLRLANYVLHPSLDVVQTLLIIGTVLQDVGQSDGAWVMLGTTVRVAQALGLHTLTEAQLQEDKGKKKQALWDMICKQDCLLSLCHGRPHIATNQSLATHNLLYCCDDALGFSDMMCGIVSVAMGLLNLEQPSCEASLKLLTELDGYQSRALPYLEDRNSCKNIQQRYENLTIQIQLSFAASVISRPALTRTVATTNEEINNLQILKRRAKESLMSTAKSFIEFQSLSIIPIRTWSLIHAVLSATIMLCLWEETRNDAESRDVLQRVMEIFSRAAQADDETGMMSDNNPWLSMSHTRALVALQTALQKAPGLTSPAATTSTPSSLPEQPLAEKMPQQNYALPRMQDTGGATNGYDGGWSDELQLYLDAN